From a single Chitinophaga sp. Cy-1792 genomic region:
- a CDS encoding nuclear transport factor 2 family protein, producing MAVHFPYNPGSSIHNINNWFMRYLVFLTTLLTLARFADAQPAPDYHQQLTVIEQQMDDAWATCDVPKIMSYYAYKAVRMPEYSHTLYGRSAIETYVRAWMDSAKVSNCQHEIIDIQVLKNHLIEIGNAKATILLGKNEPYLYETKYLHVWDISNPQRPVLIAEIQGSVKDLARNVLPAISILQKAVPSPSKSSLLERINEKNEIFARNVMTANGAAMGALYTADAIYMPYYRNLISGREAISNYYVEHESPTVTKDHVNIGISSLIDLGDFVIANGFYHVHWKAGSSEGDVDGKSINIWKKDGGDYKMFRQMVVHD from the coding sequence TTGGCAGTACATTTCCCCTATAACCCTGGCAGCAGTATTCACAATATCAATAACTGGTTTATGCGTTACCTCGTATTTTTAACCACCTTATTAACCCTGGCCCGTTTTGCCGACGCCCAACCCGCACCGGATTACCATCAGCAGCTTACTGTCATCGAACAGCAAATGGACGATGCATGGGCTACCTGTGATGTCCCGAAGATCATGAGCTACTATGCCTACAAAGCCGTACGGATGCCGGAATACAGCCATACACTTTATGGCCGCTCTGCTATTGAAACCTATGTCAGGGCATGGATGGATTCCGCCAAAGTGAGTAACTGCCAGCATGAAATAATAGATATCCAGGTGCTGAAAAATCACCTGATAGAAATAGGTAATGCCAAAGCCACTATTCTGCTGGGAAAAAATGAACCCTACCTCTACGAAACCAAATACCTGCACGTCTGGGATATTTCCAATCCGCAGCGGCCGGTGCTGATCGCAGAAATCCAGGGCTCAGTAAAAGACCTTGCCAGGAACGTATTACCAGCTATCAGCATTCTGCAGAAAGCTGTTCCCTCCCCTTCTAAAAGCAGCTTACTGGAACGCATCAACGAAAAGAATGAAATTTTTGCCCGTAACGTCATGACTGCCAACGGTGCCGCCATGGGCGCACTCTATACAGCCGACGCCATCTATATGCCCTATTACCGCAACCTGATCAGCGGCCGGGAGGCTATCAGTAACTATTATGTAGAACATGAAAGTCCAACCGTCACCAAAGACCATGTTAACATCGGTATTTCTTCCCTGATAGACCTGGGCGATTTTGTTATCGCCAACGGATTCTATCATGTGCACTGGAAAGCTGGCAGCAGCGAAGGTGATGTGGATGGGAAAAGTATCAATATATGGAAAAAAGATGGTGGGGATTATAAGATGTTCAGGCAGATGGTCGTGCACGATTAA
- a CDS encoding FG-GAP repeat protein: MKRFLLAVALYLAACHGTAMPETFTLKPLPDSLNRLWRDITTDTLVGYTSGAYLRVYRWQHDLVGIYQSDTTCMLLRKNSQWWLVDTLPFRYFGGWIDTTDLNGDGYTDLLVSGEPANGNYVGVPVLSDANGSLKVYPHCKHPNFTYVPELHVVRAYWAGSWYSTFFKEEYVWKDDSLILREGVRMLPPASMEDNSGIDTLEYYRMQGDREYVYKRLISDSSWQVYDHALWEGFECSR; this comes from the coding sequence ATGAAACGCTTTTTGCTGGCTGTAGCGCTGTACCTGGCAGCCTGCCATGGCACTGCCATGCCTGAAACTTTTACACTCAAACCATTACCAGATAGTTTGAACAGATTGTGGCGTGATATAACTACCGATACACTGGTAGGGTATACGTCCGGCGCTTATTTGCGGGTATACCGCTGGCAGCATGATCTCGTAGGTATCTATCAGTCAGATACTACGTGTATGCTCCTCCGTAAGAACAGCCAATGGTGGTTGGTTGATACGCTGCCCTTCCGGTATTTCGGAGGGTGGATAGATACCACGGATCTGAACGGCGACGGCTATACGGATTTGCTGGTATCCGGCGAGCCGGCCAATGGCAACTATGTAGGCGTACCTGTGCTGAGTGACGCCAATGGATCATTGAAAGTTTACCCACATTGTAAACATCCGAATTTTACTTATGTGCCTGAATTGCATGTAGTACGTGCCTATTGGGCTGGTAGCTGGTATTCGACTTTTTTTAAAGAAGAATATGTCTGGAAAGATGATTCACTTATCTTACGGGAAGGCGTTAGAATGTTGCCACCGGCGAGTATGGAAGATAATTCCGGTATAGATACACTGGAATATTATCGCATGCAGGGAGACAGGGAGTATGTATATAAGCGACTGATCAGTGATAGCAGCTGGCAAGTTTATGATCATGCATTGTGGGAAGGATTTGAATGTAGCCGTTAA
- a CDS encoding lipocalin family protein has product MRRKLLTGAALAAGVFLYVKGRSVSIPKGATAVRPFILKKYLGTWYELAHLDYRFESHMNNVSSTYSLKPGGKIEVDSKGFDETLKKWKIFNGKAKFVKDKAEGRFMISFFPFMYVGHNVIDITDAYDYALIAGDSLHYLWIFSRTTTIPENVKMRFLTKAKALGYDVKALRWTKHDAA; this is encoded by the coding sequence ATGCGTCGGAAATTACTCACTGGCGCCGCTTTGGCGGCAGGAGTATTCCTCTATGTAAAAGGACGTAGTGTTTCCATTCCTAAAGGCGCTACTGCGGTAAGGCCTTTTATACTTAAAAAATACCTGGGTACCTGGTATGAGCTGGCTCATCTGGATTACCGGTTTGAAAGCCACATGAACAATGTCAGCAGCACCTATTCACTGAAACCCGGTGGGAAAATAGAAGTAGACAGCAAAGGCTTTGATGAAACCCTGAAGAAATGGAAGATTTTCAACGGCAAGGCGAAATTCGTGAAAGACAAGGCTGAAGGCCGTTTCATGATATCATTCTTTCCTTTCATGTATGTAGGTCATAACGTGATCGATATCACCGATGCCTATGATTATGCACTGATAGCCGGTGATAGCCTGCACTACCTGTGGATCTTCTCCCGCACAACCACTATTCCGGAAAATGTAAAAATGAGATTTCTTACCAAAGCCAAAGCGCTTGGGTATGATGTGAAAGCATTACGCTGGACGAAGCATGATGCGGCCTAA
- a CDS encoding GlxA family transcriptional regulator, which yields METRRVIFFLFDQVHLMDLAGAVTVFYESGCCGQPYELRYVSPYPQAGVSCGLSFTNLEPLEAVTITSSDILMLAGMDLSKWNHADDMKWIPWVQAAAATGATVCSVCTAAFALAVAGLLDGRPCTTHWGYTAALQEHFPKAQVLENRLFVQSDNIFTSAGISTGIDLALYLVEQDHGPAFAYKVAKDMVIYIRRDGAATQQSVHLQHRQHINHQVHQVQDYIAHHLPEKITIDDLAALVFSSSRNLTRLFKTVTGITIGQYIKELRQEKALQLLKEGHKLSWVAQSSGISSQGELRLLAKQAGRGRLA from the coding sequence ATGGAAACCAGAAGGGTAATATTTTTTCTGTTTGACCAGGTACACCTGATGGACCTGGCCGGGGCTGTAACCGTGTTTTATGAGTCGGGCTGCTGCGGACAGCCATATGAACTGCGGTACGTGTCCCCGTATCCGCAGGCGGGCGTGTCCTGCGGACTATCTTTTACCAACCTGGAGCCACTGGAGGCTGTCACCATCACGTCATCGGATATACTTATGCTGGCAGGCATGGACCTGTCTAAATGGAACCATGCGGATGATATGAAATGGATACCATGGGTACAGGCGGCAGCTGCTACCGGAGCCACCGTTTGTTCCGTATGTACGGCAGCGTTTGCGCTGGCGGTAGCCGGATTGCTGGACGGGCGGCCCTGTACAACACATTGGGGGTATACTGCTGCGTTACAGGAGCATTTCCCTAAAGCGCAGGTATTGGAAAACAGGCTATTCGTGCAGAGTGACAATATCTTTACCAGTGCCGGGATTTCCACCGGTATTGACCTGGCATTGTACCTGGTAGAGCAGGACCATGGCCCTGCTTTCGCGTACAAGGTAGCGAAGGATATGGTCATCTATATACGCAGAGATGGGGCTGCTACGCAACAGAGCGTGCATCTGCAACACCGGCAGCATATCAATCACCAGGTCCATCAGGTGCAGGACTATATTGCCCATCATCTGCCTGAAAAAATAACTATTGATGATCTGGCAGCACTGGTATTTAGTTCTTCCCGTAATCTGACCCGCCTGTTTAAAACGGTGACAGGCATTACCATCGGGCAGTATATCAAAGAGCTGCGCCAGGAAAAGGCGTTGCAGCTGCTGAAAGAAGGTCACAAGTTATCGTGGGTGGCGCAATCCAGTGGTATCAGCAGTCAGGGTGAGCTTCGGTTGCTGGCGAAACAGGCGGGTAGGGGAAGGTTGGCCTGA
- a CDS encoding DJ-1/PfpI family protein, with translation MKRLLFFLLCFPLWALAQQKGPVYVCPPCGACDTLTFTKPGVCPHCHMKLIDKKAEEAKPKRYSICFYLYEGTEVLDFAGPMEVFSYAGFDIFTVGKTKSPVTVQRIMKVVPDYSIADAPAADFFAIFGGDDEVAGKDPEVINWIKSRDAQTQGYFSVCTGAFVLGHAGLLDGLTVTTFHNSIQHLRNMLPGTKVLDNVRYVDNGRVITTAGISAGIDGALHLVARLRGEEVAKKIAEQMEYDKYVPEQGLIVKH, from the coding sequence ATGAAACGATTACTCTTTTTTTTGTTATGTTTTCCTTTGTGGGCGCTGGCGCAGCAAAAGGGCCCTGTTTATGTTTGTCCGCCCTGTGGTGCCTGTGATACGCTTACTTTCACAAAACCGGGTGTTTGTCCGCATTGTCATATGAAGCTGATAGATAAGAAGGCGGAAGAAGCGAAGCCTAAGCGATATAGTATTTGCTTTTACCTTTATGAAGGCACAGAAGTGCTGGATTTCGCAGGGCCGATGGAAGTATTTTCCTATGCCGGTTTCGATATTTTTACGGTAGGCAAAACGAAGTCTCCCGTTACCGTACAGCGTATTATGAAAGTGGTTCCTGATTATAGCATTGCCGATGCACCGGCGGCAGATTTCTTTGCCATTTTTGGCGGCGATGATGAAGTAGCCGGCAAAGACCCTGAGGTGATTAACTGGATCAAGTCGAGGGATGCGCAGACGCAAGGTTATTTTTCGGTATGTACGGGCGCCTTTGTATTGGGACATGCAGGGTTACTTGACGGGCTTACTGTCACTACTTTTCACAATAGTATCCAGCATCTGCGAAATATGTTGCCTGGTACTAAGGTGCTGGATAATGTAAGATATGTAGATAATGGAAGAGTGATTACCACTGCCGGTATTTCAGCAGGAATAGACGGCGCATTGCACCTGGTGGCGCGGCTGAGAGGTGAAGAGGTGGCGAAGAAAATTGCTGAACAGATGGAGTATGATAAGTATGTGCCGGAACAGGGGTTGATAGTAAAGCATTGA
- a CDS encoding pectinesterase family protein: MYRFFLRITILLCLINICAVVASAQTANPHQYKYKFTVAKDGSGDFKYIQDAIDAMRVYPLMPIVLYIKNGVYNEKIELPATNTDVRFVGESVDSTIITFNDYSGRGKLTTFTSFTAKISGNRFLAENITFVNAAGPVGQAVALYVDADRAVFRNCRFLGHQDTIFTGGEQSRQLFVDCYIEGTTDFIFGPATAYFRNCRIHCKANSFITAASTTKGNAYGYVFADCKVTADSSVTAVSLGRPWRGDAKTVFLRCELPACIKAAGWDNWGNPQNEQTVYYGEYKNTGKGNQPAKRVSWSHQLTAREAAAYTEALVFTKSADGKWFEDIQQENFTFAK, translated from the coding sequence ATGTACCGATTCTTTCTTCGTATTACCATTTTATTATGCCTGATTAACATTTGTGCTGTTGTTGCCAGTGCCCAAACAGCTAACCCGCATCAGTATAAATATAAATTTACAGTGGCGAAAGATGGCTCCGGCGATTTTAAATATATCCAGGATGCCATTGATGCTATGCGGGTATATCCGCTGATGCCGATCGTGCTGTATATTAAAAATGGTGTATATAATGAGAAGATAGAATTGCCGGCAACGAATACGGATGTACGGTTTGTGGGCGAAAGCGTGGACAGCACGATTATTACCTTCAACGACTATAGCGGCCGCGGTAAGCTGACTACTTTTACCAGCTTTACCGCTAAAATTTCCGGTAACAGGTTCCTGGCAGAGAATATCACTTTCGTTAATGCCGCAGGGCCGGTAGGGCAGGCGGTGGCCTTGTATGTGGATGCAGACAGGGCAGTATTCCGCAACTGCCGGTTCCTGGGGCATCAGGATACGATTTTTACCGGCGGAGAACAGTCCAGGCAATTATTTGTAGACTGCTACATTGAGGGTACCACCGACTTTATCTTTGGGCCGGCTACAGCGTATTTCCGCAACTGCCGCATTCATTGTAAGGCTAATTCATTTATCACGGCAGCCAGTACCACCAAAGGAAATGCCTATGGCTATGTGTTTGCCGACTGCAAGGTAACAGCCGATAGCAGCGTAACGGCGGTGAGTCTGGGCAGGCCCTGGCGCGGTGACGCCAAAACGGTATTTCTCCGTTGTGAGCTGCCGGCTTGTATCAAGGCTGCGGGCTGGGACAACTGGGGTAATCCGCAGAATGAGCAAACCGTTTACTATGGCGAGTATAAAAATACCGGGAAGGGGAATCAGCCGGCAAAGCGGGTTTCCTGGAGTCATCAGCTGACAGCCCGGGAAGCAGCGGCCTATACGGAGGCGCTGGTATTTACAAAATCGGCAGATGGAAAATGGTTTGAAGATATTCAGCAAGAGAATTTTACCTTTGCAAAGTAA